Sequence from the Bombus pyrosoma isolate SC7728 linkage group LG3, ASM1482585v1, whole genome shotgun sequence genome:
agaaatataaaacaacgCCACCATGTGACAAATCCAATAACATATTCTTAAACGTTTAATAAAACGGAAGACAACGGAAAAAGgtgagaaaaatataagacCTGCGacttttgttattaatatatcttattttattgtatttttgatTGCGCACAGCACAAACATAtagaaagttatacgttagCGTATTACTTAGACATCTTAATTATCTTCGTCTGAATCGTTTTCACCATCGCTTTCGTCCTCTAATTCTGGCATAGGAAAACGTAGTATAGCTGCTATTCCAGTAAGTTGATCCAATTCTATAtggaacattaaaaatattgtacaaacattttaaaatatcaaaacttGAACAACTTAGAACTGGCTAACTTACGTTCACCGGATACATGCAaactcgaaaatatttttacatccCCACCAGAATCTCTCACACTTTCAACCAATTCGACATATTCTTTTCTTGTATTAACATCTTGACATctagatataattattataattgtaaatatatgaatataatatactataaaaaagaaaaattattgtaccATTGTTTACCTAAATAGTTTATCTGAAATAAGTAATGTTTCAATAGCTTGAGATTCATTAGCTTTCTCAATGTGCTTCTTCCCGTAAAAAGCTCTAGAAGGatcaatttgtaatattgtataaaatgtcTCTAGTGTTTTCACTTCACTTGATGCTTTCGTATCCGAGATTCGCGACATTACTGTAGGCTCAGctaatatttctattgtaaaaaaaaaaaataataagatgtgcattattatattcacttagtctgaagaatttaatatacctTTCAGTGAATGTTTGAAACCAGAACTAGAATGCACAAGTAAGAATTTGCCTTTATTTTCTAACACTATTTTATTATCCGATTTAATGGCCTGTTGTATCATATAATCCATAAATTGATCTTTGACAAATCCAGGACTTGCGAGAATAACACATTTCACAATATCAAAATTGATGTGTCTCAAAATTCCTTGCATTATGTTATCATAAAATCTTGTTAAACcctaaaaaattcatataatatgaaaattttgttgatgATATTCGACATTAATCTAAACAGaagttttatgtatatataaccTTTTCATGCTGTGaaacatttccttttctctttctaggGATAACTTGATCTATTTTTACACGAACAATTGTCATATTAGAAGTTATTAAGCAAATATGTGCTATACCTTCTTGCATTACCACGGCAGCAACATCTgcattctaaaatataataaaatcaagtattctgttctataaaatttcaacagtGATTTTTGTTATTGCTCTTATTATTACAATCTTACTTGTGTAGGATCACATGCAGTATCAACTCTTTCCAAAGAAATAGAATCCCATTTAACTTtggtaattgtaaattttctattttgttctaCATCCAATGTATGATATGCTCccatctaaaaataattataagtcaaatatatttttgataatttgttGAATACTTCTAAATTACTTTAccttaacatatttattttcttctacatTTCTACCTTTCAGTCTTAAAACACATGCCTGTGTATCAAAGTCAATACCTTCAACACATATAGTCAAAGTAGTTCTGACTCTATAATTGTTAGAACTACCAGTTGCAGATTCCATTTGCACCTTTCtacacatataataatattaaatgaagTATTAAGATTTATTCCATATACAATTAACATTAAAGTTCCTACCTAATAGTGGAACAACTAACAAAATCTCCTTGAGCAATAAGATTATACGCATGCCACATATCTTCTGTATTTTCTGGGACAAGGGACACGCtcctaataatttttttttcttttgaattcTATTGTTCACTTATATTATGATTCATTAAGAACATTAATACTCACCCCTCTCCATCTTTATCAACATTCTTAAACACAAGCTTCATTTTTCACACaagttttttatttactaaacctaaaaatttgttatattgaACATTACGTCCTCTTTCTATCAGTCTTaagcaatttaattaataaatattaattttttaaacgaattttcttcgaatcttGTCTTGTCTTACAAGGATTTCAAAGTTCATTCGACATATTACACAATTAACAACAAGAAGAAGTACAAACactgaaaaaatttatttacgagacgcttttacaaattattatacatattaactTGAAATCAATGGCATAACAGGTTAAGTTCGTATGATGTCGGGATAATAGTTTTATGATAGCTAACTAAATTACGTAATTACcttaagaataattatacaaatctgtatttaagaaaattcgaCACTCCATGTTCTAAGCTTAATTAGAATAGCGTAAAATAAATGGAACCATATGTCAAACATGATACTTTTCTGTTGGTCGACAGTCAATATTCCTAGAATGAGGTTTACAGATGGCGTAAagcaaaattccaaaagatgagataaaaagtattattaactAAGCGTCATAAAGCATAGATTGCACTTGTATCTCGTCTGTGTCATAAAGTTTCCATTT
This genomic interval carries:
- the LOC122565761 gene encoding protein pelota isoform X1 — its product is MKLVFKNVDKDGEGSVSLVPENTEDMWHAYNLIAQGDFVSCSTIRKVQMESATGSSNNYRVRTTLTICVEGIDFDTQACVLRLKGRNVEENKYVKMGAYHTLDVEQNRKFTITKVKWDSISLERVDTACDPTQNADVAAVVMQEGIAHICLITSNMTIVRVKIDQVIPRKRKGNVSQHEKGLTRFYDNIMQGILRHINFDIVKCVILASPGFVKDQFMDYMIQQAIKSDNKIVLENKGKFLLVHSSSGFKHSLKEILAEPTVMSRISDTKASSEVKTLETFYTILQIDPSRAFYGKKHIEKANESQAIETLLISDKLFRCQDVNTRKEYVELVESVRDSGGDVKIFSSLHVSGEQLDQLTGIAAILRFPMPELEDESDGENDSDEDN
- the LOC122565761 gene encoding protein pelota isoform X2, coding for MESATGSSNNYRVRTTLTICVEGIDFDTQACVLRLKGRNVEENKYVKMGAYHTLDVEQNRKFTITKVKWDSISLERVDTACDPTQNADVAAVVMQEGIAHICLITSNMTIVRVKIDQVIPRKRKGNVSQHEKGLTRFYDNIMQGILRHINFDIVKCVILASPGFVKDQFMDYMIQQAIKSDNKIVLENKGKFLLVHSSSGFKHSLKEILAEPTVMSRISDTKASSEVKTLETFYTILQIDPSRAFYGKKHIEKANESQAIETLLISDKLFRCQDVNTRKEYVELVESVRDSGGDVKIFSSLHVSGEQLDQLTGIAAILRFPMPELEDESDGENDSDEDN